In Streptomyces sp. NBC_00569, a single genomic region encodes these proteins:
- a CDS encoding Gfo/Idh/MocA family protein: MTRKTVRIAMNGVTGRMGYRQHLVRSLLALREQGGLDLGDGTVLWPEPVLVGRREHALLALAEQHGLDPANVSTDLDAVLADDTIDIYFDAQVTSAREEALKKAIAAGKHLYTEKPSATSLDGALELARLAKAKGIKHGVVQDKLFLPGLLKLKRLIDGGFFGRILSVRGEFGYWVFEGDWQEAQRPSWNYRSQDGGGIVVDMFPHWEYVLHELFGRVTSVQALASTHIPQRWDEGGKPYDATADDSAYGIFELDGGAVAQINSSWSVRVNRDELVEFQVDGTEGSAVAGLRNCRVQHRASTPKPVWNPDLPATYSFRDQWQEVPDNQEFDNGFKAQWELFLKHVYADAPYRWDLFAGARGVQLAELGLKSSSEGRRLDVPEIAL, encoded by the coding sequence GTGACACGCAAGACGGTGCGCATCGCCATGAACGGGGTGACGGGGCGCATGGGCTACCGCCAGCACCTCGTACGCTCCCTCCTCGCCCTGCGCGAACAGGGCGGCCTCGACCTCGGAGACGGCACGGTGCTGTGGCCGGAGCCGGTCCTCGTCGGCCGCCGCGAGCACGCGCTGCTGGCCCTCGCCGAGCAGCACGGCCTCGACCCGGCGAACGTCTCCACCGACCTCGACGCCGTCCTCGCGGACGACACGATCGACATCTACTTCGACGCCCAGGTCACGTCCGCCCGCGAGGAGGCGCTCAAGAAGGCCATCGCCGCCGGAAAGCACCTCTACACGGAGAAGCCCTCGGCGACGAGCCTCGACGGCGCGCTCGAACTGGCCCGCCTGGCGAAGGCGAAGGGCATCAAGCACGGCGTCGTCCAGGACAAGCTGTTCCTGCCGGGCCTGCTCAAGCTCAAGCGCCTCATCGACGGCGGCTTCTTCGGGCGGATCCTGTCCGTGCGGGGCGAGTTCGGCTACTGGGTCTTCGAGGGCGACTGGCAGGAGGCGCAGCGGCCGAGCTGGAACTACCGGTCGCAGGACGGCGGCGGCATCGTCGTCGACATGTTCCCGCACTGGGAGTACGTGCTGCACGAGCTGTTCGGCCGTGTGACCAGCGTGCAGGCGCTGGCCTCGACGCACATCCCGCAGCGCTGGGACGAGGGCGGCAAGCCGTACGACGCGACGGCCGACGACTCGGCGTACGGCATCTTCGAGCTCGACGGCGGCGCCGTCGCGCAGATCAACTCCTCCTGGTCGGTGCGGGTCAACCGGGACGAGCTCGTCGAGTTCCAGGTGGACGGCACCGAGGGCTCCGCCGTCGCCGGGCTGCGCAACTGCCGTGTCCAGCACCGCGCTTCGACCCCGAAGCCCGTATGGAACCCGGACCTGCCGGCCACGTACTCCTTCCGCGACCAGTGGCAGGAGGTCCCCGACAACCAGGAGTTCGACAACGGCTTCAAGGCGCAGTGGGAGCTGTTCCTCAAGCACGTGTACGCCGACGCGCCCTACCGCTGGGACCTGTTCGCCGGCGCCCGCGGGGTCCAGCTCGCCGAGCTCGGCCTGAAGTCGTCGTCCGAGGGCCGCCGCCTGGACGTCCCGGAGATCGCGCTGTGA
- a CDS encoding dihydrodipicolinate synthase family protein, translated as MTIRLPGPGGSLRDHTPRAEPASFTTGAPLVSRTVFSAAHVVADPLADAGPGVAAVDWDATLAFRRHLWAHGLGVAEAMDTAQRGMGLDWAGAAELIRRSTAEARSAGGAIACGVGTDQLTGPATLAEVRAAYEEQLALVEGTGAQAILMASRALAAAASGPEDYLDVYGHLLRQASEPVILHWLGPMFDPALDGYWGSPDLDAATETFLDVIAAHPDKVDGIKVSLLDARREVELRRRLPRGVRCYTGDDYNYPELIAGDEQGFSHALLGIFDPLGPLAAEAVRVLDTGDTAKFRELLDPTVELSRHLFEKPTRFYKTGVVLLAWLAGHQSHFTMVGGLQSARPLPHLARAYELADGLGLFPDPALAETRMKSLLSVYGVDQ; from the coding sequence GTGACGATCCGACTCCCCGGCCCCGGCGGTTCGCTGCGCGACCACACCCCGCGCGCCGAGCCGGCCTCCTTCACCACGGGCGCGCCGCTCGTGTCGCGGACCGTCTTCTCGGCGGCGCACGTCGTCGCGGACCCGCTCGCCGACGCCGGCCCCGGCGTGGCCGCCGTCGACTGGGACGCGACGCTCGCCTTCCGCCGTCATCTGTGGGCGCACGGCCTGGGTGTCGCCGAGGCCATGGACACCGCCCAGCGCGGCATGGGCCTCGACTGGGCGGGCGCGGCCGAGCTGATCCGGCGCTCGACCGCCGAGGCCCGGTCGGCCGGAGGCGCCATCGCGTGCGGGGTGGGCACCGACCAGCTGACGGGGCCCGCCACGCTCGCCGAGGTCCGCGCGGCCTACGAGGAACAGCTCGCGCTCGTGGAGGGGACGGGCGCGCAGGCGATCCTCATGGCCTCGCGGGCCCTGGCGGCCGCCGCGTCCGGACCCGAGGACTACCTCGACGTCTACGGGCATCTGCTGCGCCAGGCGTCCGAGCCCGTCATCCTGCACTGGCTCGGCCCGATGTTCGACCCCGCCCTGGACGGCTACTGGGGTTCGCCGGACCTCGACGCCGCCACCGAGACGTTCCTCGACGTCATCGCCGCGCACCCCGACAAGGTCGACGGCATCAAGGTCTCGCTCCTGGACGCCCGGCGCGAGGTCGAGCTGCGCCGCCGTCTCCCGCGGGGCGTGCGCTGCTACACGGGGGACGACTACAACTACCCCGAGCTGATCGCGGGCGACGAGCAGGGCTTCAGCCACGCGCTCCTCGGCATCTTCGACCCGCTGGGCCCGCTCGCGGCCGAGGCGGTGCGCGTCCTCGACACGGGGGACACCGCCAAGTTCCGTGAACTGCTCGACCCGACGGTCGAGTTGTCCCGGCACCTCTTCGAGAAGCCGACCCGCTTCTACAAGACGGGCGTCGTCCTGCTCGCCTGGCTCGCGGGCCACCAGTCCCACTTCACGATGGTCGGCGGCCTCCAGTCGGCCCGTCCGCTCCCGCACCTCGCGCGCGCCTACGAACTCGCCGACGGCCTCGGCCTGTTCCCGGACCCCGCCCTTGCCGAGACCCGGATGAAGTCCCTGCTCAGCGTGTACGGAGTCGACCAGTGA
- a CDS encoding sugar phosphate isomerase/epimerase family protein, whose amino-acid sequence MTVRQLGLEELVAACVESEVPGVGLWREPVQTYGVEAAAKLVRDAGLAVTTLCRGGFLTAIDPLARVKAVDDNRAAVDEAAVLGTDTLVLVSGGLPEGSKDLHGARERIADALAELGPYAAERGVRLAIEPLHPMYASDRCVVSTLTQALDLAERFPAEQVGVCVDTYHIWWDDQAPAQIARAGEGGRLHAFQLADWTTPLPEGVLNGRGQIGDGAIDMRAWRGLVEDAGYAGPIEVELFNDGLWARDGREVLAETADRFVRHAG is encoded by the coding sequence ATGACCGTCCGGCAGCTCGGCCTCGAAGAACTCGTCGCGGCCTGCGTCGAGTCGGAGGTCCCGGGCGTCGGCCTGTGGCGCGAGCCCGTGCAGACGTACGGGGTCGAGGCCGCGGCGAAACTCGTACGGGACGCGGGGCTCGCCGTCACCACGCTGTGCCGGGGCGGCTTCCTCACCGCGATCGACCCGCTCGCGCGCGTGAAGGCTGTCGACGACAACCGCGCGGCCGTCGACGAGGCCGCCGTCCTCGGCACGGACACCCTCGTCCTGGTCTCCGGCGGCCTCCCCGAAGGCAGCAAGGACCTGCACGGCGCGCGGGAGCGGATCGCCGACGCGCTCGCGGAGCTCGGCCCGTACGCCGCAGAGCGTGGGGTCCGGCTCGCCATCGAGCCGCTGCACCCGATGTACGCCTCCGACCGCTGCGTCGTGTCGACACTGACGCAGGCGCTCGACCTCGCCGAGCGCTTCCCCGCCGAGCAGGTCGGCGTCTGCGTGGACACGTACCACATCTGGTGGGACGACCAGGCGCCCGCGCAGATCGCGCGTGCCGGGGAGGGCGGGCGGCTGCACGCCTTCCAGCTGGCCGACTGGACGACGCCGCTGCCCGAGGGCGTCCTCAACGGACGGGGGCAGATCGGTGACGGCGCGATCGACATGCGCGCGTGGCGCGGCCTCGTCGAGGACGCCGGGTACGCGGGGCCCATCGAGGTGGAACTGTTCAACGACGGGCTGTGGGCACGCGACGGGCGCGAGGTCCTCGCGGAGACGGCGGACCGTTTCGTGCGGCACGCCGGCTGA
- a CDS encoding DUF937 domain-containing protein: protein MSENTGSAEPSLQKDVLDELGDDRLGEIADLLGTDPAGAQDVVGTTVSELSGGLREKATADPAQAEEVRQALAETQEQQPLQGVAAFGGLGGLAAGGLMSGILSKMSRPVANAVAKKTGLPPATVTRVIELLIPVLLTVFTKRAAGRKAGGGPR from the coding sequence ATGAGCGAAAACACCGGTTCCGCCGAACCCTCCCTGCAGAAGGACGTACTCGACGAGCTCGGGGACGACCGGCTCGGCGAGATCGCCGACCTGCTCGGCACGGACCCGGCGGGCGCGCAGGACGTCGTGGGCACCACCGTCTCCGAGCTCTCCGGAGGGCTCAGGGAGAAGGCGACGGCCGATCCCGCGCAGGCCGAGGAGGTCCGGCAGGCGCTCGCCGAGACGCAGGAGCAGCAGCCGCTGCAGGGCGTGGCCGCGTTCGGCGGGCTCGGTGGTCTGGCGGCCGGCGGGCTGATGTCCGGGATCCTCTCGAAGATGAGCCGCCCGGTCGCGAACGCCGTGGCCAAGAAGACCGGCCTGCCGCCCGCGACGGTCACGCGGGTCATCGAGCTCCTGATCCCGGTGCTGCTGACGGTCTTCACCAAGCGGGCCGCGGGCCGGAAGGCGGGCGGCGGCCCCCGGTAG
- the rbsD gene encoding D-ribose pyranase codes for MRKAGILNRHLAGALAELGHGDGVLVCDAGMPIPAGPRVVDLAFRAGVPSFAEVVDGLLDELVVEGGTAAAEIRAANPAAAGLLAERLPALAFVPHEELKELSRGARLVVRTGEARPYANVLLRCGVFF; via the coding sequence GTGAGGAAGGCCGGAATACTCAACCGCCACCTGGCCGGCGCGCTCGCCGAGCTGGGCCATGGCGACGGCGTGCTCGTGTGCGACGCGGGCATGCCGATCCCGGCGGGGCCGCGGGTCGTGGATCTGGCGTTCCGGGCCGGCGTCCCGTCGTTCGCCGAGGTCGTCGACGGGCTCCTGGACGAGCTGGTGGTGGAGGGCGGGACCGCTGCCGCGGAGATCCGGGCCGCGAACCCCGCGGCCGCGGGGCTGCTCGCGGAGCGCCTTCCCGCGCTCGCCTTCGTCCCGCACGAGGAGCTGAAGGAGCTCTCGCGGGGAGCGCGGCTCGTCGTCCGTACGGGAGAGGCGCGCCCGTACGCGAATGTGCTGCTGCGCTGCGGGGTCTTCTTCTAG